A DNA window from Thermosynechococcaceae cyanobacterium Okahandja contains the following coding sequences:
- the rsmD gene encoding 16S rRNA (guanine(966)-N(2))-methyltransferase RsmD — protein MSLRISGQRSLKTVTGHRTRPTSAKVRQAVFNIWQGRIHGCRWLDLCAGTGAMGAEALLRGAQWVVGIEHSAAACQVIRQNWQAVARPEQHTVILRGDVCQKLPQLPLPEFDLIYFDPPYNSNLYLPVLERLWQQQCLAVGGEIAVECRTTSAPDLGAIAQIGWQQQRVKTYGSTMLILLQPAS, from the coding sequence ATGTCCCTGCGCATCTCCGGTCAGCGATCGCTCAAAACAGTTACCGGACATCGTACCCGCCCCACGAGTGCCAAGGTGCGCCAAGCAGTTTTTAATATTTGGCAAGGGCGAATTCACGGCTGCCGCTGGTTAGACCTGTGTGCCGGTACCGGTGCCATGGGAGCCGAGGCGCTCTTGCGGGGTGCCCAATGGGTGGTTGGTATCGAACATTCCGCCGCTGCCTGTCAAGTGATCCGCCAAAACTGGCAAGCGGTCGCACGACCCGAGCAACACACCGTCATTTTAAGGGGGGATGTGTGCCAAAAGCTGCCGCAGTTGCCCCTTCCCGAATTTGACCTCATTTACTTTGACCCCCCCTACAACAGCAACCTTTATTTGCCGGTGCTAGAACGCCTTTGGCAGCAGCAGTGCTTAGCGGTAGGGGGCGAAATCGCGGTGGAATGCCGCACAACGTCTGCGCCAGATTTAGGGGCGATCGCCCAAATCGGCTGGCAGCAGCAACGGGTGAAAACCTACGGCAGCACCATGTTGATTCTGCTTCAGCCCGCGTCGTAG
- a CDS encoding transposase: MINRTPIIRTDKWSLNPTAQQRTLFAETVQVYRRLCRYLIGVIYTHWSQLGGLSNQHVIPAVERLIHQTARNPNVKYPSFDRVFYKFPSYYRRAAIAFAVGQVSSFVTRYQEWQSGSRHRRDAKPPTLKADAKCYPVLYRGQCYKLHGYDHVEIKVFTGSDWIWTTVQISGLRERHTVDSNKQLSPSLVFDKRACHLSVPFECHPEKRQPDKNVVAVDLGINTTATVSVVTFDGTVIHREFIHPRRDIDRRDKRLKSVSVRASKTMGNGGRLHKGFCANTYRKCRHINRQIAHLVSKRIVQIAKAFNTEAIVFENLKGWKATGGRKRSTLRQRFHGCLKAVIRHYSEMKWQEVGGKTMDVIAAYTSRLAYDGSGVVQRESNNYALATFTSGKRYNCDLNGSQNIAARGILKLTRRNDSEERSSKRSGRSPRSWACLCDLWATQIAIG, encoded by the coding sequence ATGATAAACCGAACGCCTATCATTCGTACGGATAAATGGAGCCTCAACCCAACGGCACAACAGCGAACACTGTTTGCCGAAACGGTTCAGGTTTATCGTCGTTTGTGCAGGTACTTAATAGGCGTCATCTACACGCACTGGTCACAGTTGGGAGGATTATCGAATCAGCACGTTATTCCTGCCGTAGAACGACTCATTCACCAAACGGCTCGAAACCCGAATGTGAAATACCCATCGTTTGATAGGGTATTTTACAAATTTCCGAGCTACTACCGCAGGGCGGCCATTGCTTTTGCGGTTGGGCAGGTGAGCAGCTTTGTGACTCGTTATCAGGAATGGCAGTCAGGCAGCCGTCATCGGAGGGACGCGAAACCGCCAACTCTGAAGGCGGATGCCAAGTGCTACCCCGTCCTATACCGAGGACAGTGCTACAAGCTGCATGGCTACGACCATGTGGAGATTAAGGTGTTTACGGGGTCTGACTGGATTTGGACGACGGTTCAGATCTCAGGCCTGAGAGAGCGGCACACAGTAGATAGCAATAAACAGCTATCGCCCTCGCTCGTTTTCGACAAGAGAGCCTGTCATCTCTCGGTTCCTTTCGAGTGTCATCCAGAAAAGCGACAGCCCGATAAAAACGTGGTTGCCGTCGATTTGGGTATCAACACCACGGCAACGGTTTCAGTGGTTACCTTCGACGGTACTGTAATCCATCGGGAATTTATTCACCCTAGAAGAGACATAGACCGCAGGGATAAACGACTGAAATCGGTGTCAGTCAGAGCAAGTAAGACGATGGGCAACGGTGGAAGACTCCACAAGGGGTTCTGTGCCAATACCTATCGAAAATGCCGTCATATCAACCGACAAATTGCACATCTTGTCTCGAAGCGAATCGTACAAATTGCCAAAGCATTCAACACTGAGGCAATCGTCTTTGAGAACCTGAAAGGATGGAAGGCAACAGGTGGACGGAAACGCTCTACCTTGCGTCAACGCTTTCATGGTTGTCTCAAAGCGGTGATTCGTCATTATAGCGAGATGAAATGGCAAGAGGTTGGTGGCAAGACAATGGATGTGATTGCTGCCTACACGTCTAGGCTTGCCTACGATGGCTCTGGAGTGGTGCAGCGTGAGTCGAACAACTATGCTCTGGCAACATTCACCTCTGGTAAGCGCTACAACTGCGACCTAAATGGCAGTCAGAATATTGCTGCCAGAGGAATCCTGAAGCTCACTCGCAGAAATGACAGTGAGGAGCGTTCCAGCAAACGTTCTGGACGTTCGCCCAGAAGCTGGGCTTGTCTGTGTGACCTATGGGCTACTCAGATAGCTATAGGTTAG
- a CDS encoding cupin domain-containing protein — translation MVVFSFPDLVEHCQTWIPKRPGYAVCPLDHHNPELASSLYRIEPGQANYPHYHHRGDDVFLIVAGVGELITCPMTPPANAVAATALIRTPVETGSYVHVDAQCLHWLRNLSPDRPLYYLNIAPLAHEDDRVDVTIEGWG, via the coding sequence ATGGTGGTTTTTTCCTTTCCAGACTTGGTTGAGCATTGTCAAACGTGGATTCCCAAACGACCCGGCTATGCCGTTTGTCCCCTCGATCATCACAATCCCGAACTGGCCTCTAGCCTTTATCGTATTGAGCCGGGGCAAGCCAACTATCCCCACTACCACCATCGCGGTGACGATGTTTTTTTAATTGTGGCGGGGGTGGGTGAACTCATTACCTGCCCCATGACCCCCCCTGCCAATGCCGTGGCGGCCACCGCCCTCATTCGCACCCCCGTTGAAACAGGTTCCTACGTCCATGTAGATGCTCAGTGCCTCCATTGGCTGCGCAATTTGTCCCCCGATCGCCCCCTGTACTACCTGAATATTGCGCCCCTTGCCCACGAGGACGATCGCGTGGATGTAACGATTGAAGGCTGGGGATAA
- the dapB gene encoding 4-hydroxy-tetrahydrodipicolinate reductase, with product MSMPIPVIVVGALGKMGREVVKAVQQAPDTQLYAAVDRQRSGEDVGDVLGLGTLEVSLSSSLQEVCVAAAQEKQPVVMVDFTHPQVVYEHVRMAIAYGVYPVVGTTGLSAEQIADLADFADKAEMGGVIAPNFSIGMVLLQEAAIRASQHFDYVEIIELHHNQKADAPSGTALQTAQRLAELGKSFNPPQVTETEDLAGARGAHASGDIRIHSVRLPGLIAHQEVIFGAPGQVYTLRHDTSDRQCYMPGVLLAVRKVPQLKRLIYGLEKLL from the coding sequence ATGAGTATGCCAATCCCCGTGATTGTTGTGGGCGCGTTGGGTAAAATGGGGCGCGAGGTTGTCAAGGCCGTGCAGCAGGCTCCGGATACTCAACTCTACGCGGCTGTGGATCGTCAACGCAGTGGTGAGGATGTTGGCGACGTTTTGGGATTGGGGACGCTGGAGGTTTCCCTTAGCAGTAGCCTACAGGAGGTGTGCGTGGCTGCCGCCCAAGAAAAGCAGCCGGTGGTCATGGTGGACTTTACCCACCCCCAAGTGGTCTATGAGCATGTGCGGATGGCCATTGCCTACGGCGTTTATCCCGTGGTGGGGACAACGGGTCTGAGCGCCGAGCAGATTGCCGATCTGGCCGATTTTGCCGATAAGGCGGAGATGGGGGGAGTCATTGCCCCCAACTTTTCCATTGGCATGGTATTGCTGCAAGAAGCGGCCATTCGCGCCAGTCAGCACTTTGATTATGTGGAAATTATTGAGCTACACCACAACCAAAAGGCGGATGCCCCCAGTGGCACTGCACTCCAAACCGCCCAGCGCTTGGCGGAGTTGGGCAAATCCTTTAACCCGCCCCAAGTGACAGAAACAGAAGATCTGGCCGGTGCCCGCGGCGCTCACGCCAGTGGTGATATTCGCATTCACAGTGTGCGGCTGCCGGGGTTGATTGCCCACCAAGAAGTCATTTTTGGCGCACCCGGACAAGTCTATACACTACGCCATGACACCAGCGATCGCCAGTGCTATATGCCGGGGGTTCTCTTAGCGGTGCGGAAAGTGCCCCAGCTTAAGCGCTTGATCTACGGCCTAGAAAAATTGCTATAA
- a CDS encoding Ppx/GppA phosphatase family protein produces MAAEQHLHLWRPVNLRDRILAAIDVGTNSIHMVVVQIQPSLPSFKIIAAEKDMVRLGERCQLTGQLTEEAMARAIATLRRCRELAHGLKAEEIIGVATSAVREAPNGREFLAQVKEETGLTIDLISGEEEARRIYLGVLSGLELHGKPHIIIDIGGGSTELILGDGHEPRYLSSTKVGAVRLTDLFVKTDPISDTDYSALRAYVRGMLDRAVEELRHHLQPHEQPQLVGTSGTIESLMMLHTCDRLGSCPTSLQGYTLTLADLQQLLNKLRRLNFSQRCQLLGMSERRAEIIVAGAVILAEAMEMLGQSSLITCDRALREGIIVDWMLTHGLIEDRLRYQSSVRQRSTYSMAQKFHVNLASSERVADFALTLFDHTQGTLHQWTEAERELLWAAAILHNAGHYVSHSAHHKHSYYLVRHGGLLGYTDSDIEIIANLCRYHRKSPPKKKHDNFRHLAGRRQRQLVEQLSAILRIASALDRRQIGAVDHIVCEWRSPQRELRLSMYAKDPDDPCELELWSVNYKKEPFEQQFGVTLKVEVLSATTERFAASVNA; encoded by the coding sequence ATGGCTGCTGAACAACACTTGCATTTGTGGCGACCGGTCAACCTCAGGGATCGTATTCTTGCGGCAATTGATGTGGGCACGAACTCGATTCACATGGTGGTGGTGCAAATTCAGCCCAGTTTACCCAGTTTTAAGATTATTGCTGCTGAAAAAGATATGGTGCGGCTGGGGGAACGCTGCCAGTTGACCGGACAACTGACGGAGGAAGCCATGGCACGGGCGATCGCCACCCTGCGGCGCTGTCGCGAGTTAGCCCATGGCCTGAAGGCGGAAGAAATTATTGGCGTGGCCACCAGTGCGGTGCGCGAAGCCCCCAATGGCCGCGAATTTTTGGCACAAGTGAAGGAGGAAACGGGCTTAACCATTGATCTTATTTCCGGCGAAGAGGAAGCCCGGCGCATTTATTTGGGGGTGCTTTCGGGACTGGAGTTGCACGGCAAGCCCCACATTATTATTGACATTGGCGGCGGTTCCACCGAGTTGATTTTAGGGGATGGGCATGAACCCCGCTACCTCAGCAGTACCAAAGTGGGTGCTGTCCGCCTGACGGATTTGTTTGTGAAAACGGATCCCATTAGTGACACTGACTATAGCGCGCTACGCGCCTACGTGCGGGGTATGTTGGATCGGGCAGTGGAGGAACTGCGCCACCACCTGCAACCCCACGAGCAACCCCAGTTGGTGGGCACCTCGGGCACCATTGAAAGCTTGATGATGCTCCATACCTGCGATCGCCTCGGCAGTTGTCCCACCTCTTTGCAGGGCTATACCCTCACCCTTGCGGATTTACAGCAACTCCTTAACAAACTGCGGCGGCTCAACTTTAGCCAGCGCTGCCAGCTCTTGGGTATGTCGGAGCGGCGAGCGGAAATTATTGTGGCGGGTGCTGTCATTTTGGCAGAGGCCATGGAGATGCTGGGGCAGTCTAGCCTCATAACCTGCGATCGCGCCCTGCGGGAAGGCATCATCGTGGATTGGATGCTCACCCATGGCCTGATTGAAGATCGGCTGCGCTATCAAAGCTCCGTGCGGCAGCGCAGCACCTACAGCATGGCGCAAAAGTTCCACGTTAACCTCGCCAGTAGTGAGCGGGTGGCGGATTTTGCCCTCACCCTCTTTGACCATACCCAAGGAACACTGCACCAGTGGACAGAAGCGGAACGGGAACTGCTGTGGGCGGCGGCCATTCTCCACAATGCCGGACACTACGTTAGCCATTCGGCGCACCATAAGCACTCCTACTACCTTGTGCGCCATGGCGGCTTACTAGGCTACACAGACAGTGACATTGAAATTATTGCCAATCTCTGCCGCTATCATCGCAAAAGTCCTCCCAAGAAAAAGCACGATAACTTTCGCCATTTAGCGGGACGGCGACAACGACAACTAGTGGAGCAACTCAGCGCGATTCTGCGCATTGCCTCGGCTCTAGATCGCCGCCAAATTGGTGCCGTGGATCACATTGTCTGTGAGTGGCGATCGCCCCAGCGGGAGCTACGCCTCTCCATGTATGCCAAAGATCCGGACGACCCTTGCGAACTAGAACTGTGGAGTGTGAACTACAAAAAAGAACCCTTTGAACAGCAGTTTGGCGTTACCCTCAAGGTAGAGGTACTGAGTGCGACCACCGAGCGCTTTGCTGCCTCCGTCAATGCCTAG
- a CDS encoding GNAT family N-acetyltransferase → MVTSQYLGYSHLQHTGMSFWKSLFNSQPTTSTATTAVGLGSQAALERDSSPEAQIIFSKDKEIDVYELEELCDAVGWSRRPIRKVKKAIQYSFLVISMWEQRGAYRRLIGFSRATSDHAFNATIWDVVVHPEFQGRGLGKELMRQIIKELRSEDISNITLFADPHVVDFYRQLGFRPDPEGIKGMFWYPNSR, encoded by the coding sequence TTGGTCACGTCCCAATACTTGGGTTATTCCCATCTCCAGCATACTGGCATGAGCTTCTGGAAATCGCTGTTTAATTCGCAACCAACGACGAGCACAGCAACAACCGCCGTTGGTCTAGGTTCTCAGGCTGCCCTCGAACGGGATAGTAGCCCAGAGGCACAAATTATCTTTAGCAAAGATAAAGAGATTGACGTTTACGAGCTTGAGGAACTCTGCGATGCCGTCGGTTGGTCCCGCCGCCCCATCCGCAAAGTCAAAAAAGCCATCCAGTATAGCTTCCTAGTCATTTCCATGTGGGAGCAGCGGGGCGCTTACCGCCGTCTGATTGGGTTTTCCCGCGCCACTTCCGACCACGCCTTTAATGCCACCATCTGGGATGTGGTGGTGCATCCCGAGTTTCAGGGGCGCGGCCTCGGCAAGGAACTGATGCGCCAAATCATTAAGGAACTGCGCAGCGAAGACATCAGCAACATCACCCTCTTTGCCGACCCCCACGTGGTTGATTTTTACCGCCAGTTAGGCTTCCGCCCCGATCCTGAGGGCATTAAGGGGATGTTTTGGTACCCCAACTCTCGCTAG
- a CDS encoding DJ-1/PfpI family protein, translating to MAGKKILMLVGDYVEDYEVMVPFQALQMVGHTVHAVCPNKVAGESVRTAVHDFEGDQTYSEKRGHNFTLNATFSEIDPSTYDALVVPGGRAPEYLRLNPRVIEMTQHFGQSQKPIAAICHGLQLLATAGVLAGKTCTAYPACGPDVLQAGGHYTEVAVDAVVVDGHLVTAPAWPAHPQWLAAFLELLGTTISHRALTPA from the coding sequence ATGGCTGGCAAAAAAATTCTCATGCTCGTGGGCGACTACGTTGAGGACTATGAGGTCATGGTGCCTTTCCAAGCGCTTCAGATGGTTGGCCATACCGTTCATGCCGTTTGCCCCAACAAAGTGGCAGGTGAGAGTGTCCGCACCGCGGTGCACGATTTTGAAGGGGATCAAACCTACAGTGAAAAACGCGGCCATAACTTTACCCTGAATGCCACATTTAGCGAAATTGACCCCAGTACCTACGATGCCCTAGTGGTGCCCGGGGGACGTGCCCCTGAGTATCTGCGTCTGAATCCACGGGTCATTGAAATGACGCAGCATTTTGGTCAGAGCCAAAAACCCATTGCGGCCATCTGCCACGGCCTACAACTGTTGGCCACTGCCGGAGTGCTGGCAGGCAAAACCTGTACGGCCTATCCAGCCTGTGGGCCTGATGTGCTGCAGGCGGGGGGCCATTATACCGAAGTGGCCGTCGATGCCGTCGTTGTGGATGGTCATTTGGTGACGGCACCAGCATGGCCTGCCCATCCCCAGTGGTTAGCGGCATTCCTAGAGCTATTGGGCACCACAATTAGCCACCGTGCCTTAACACCGGCCTAG
- a CDS encoding site-specific integrase yields MAMSLSIDGQIAQVNQRLKAAQLGLQIERRGQRLNLRGTFPPRPGTQRLRPHQQRLSLALPATAAGLKQAEKEAKIIAAKLLDQSFRWQDYLTLPRVGSVGGLSLAEQVAAYEEVFFRANPSSSRRTTWQTAYAPYLRQLLACAAAHPDWALPELIYTVLEQLPSHRRQRQVACTAFQGLCRFLNVQLPIPLTQFWGQYSPSHTQKRQLPSDCDIVAAFNQIPHRGWQYVYGLMAAYGLRNHEVFFCDLAGLVNGDPEGMIEVLSTTKTGAHYVWPFPPQWIDTFGLRSPQWPRINTDLSTTTLQRIGQRVNQQFRRYGIPFRPYDLRHAWAVRTIHYGLPDTVAARMMGHSVAIHTRTYHRWLTLRDQRQAVAQVLATSRDTLELE; encoded by the coding sequence ATGGCAATGTCCCTAAGCATTGATGGGCAGATTGCCCAGGTGAATCAGCGGTTGAAGGCGGCTCAGTTAGGCCTACAGATTGAGCGGCGGGGTCAGCGATTAAATTTACGTGGTACGTTTCCGCCACGTCCGGGTACTCAGCGGCTGCGCCCCCATCAACAACGGCTCAGCTTGGCCCTACCGGCAACTGCGGCGGGGCTGAAGCAGGCGGAAAAGGAAGCAAAAATTATTGCTGCTAAACTGCTGGATCAATCGTTTCGCTGGCAGGACTACCTAACACTGCCGCGCGTCGGCTCTGTGGGCGGGCTTTCCTTGGCAGAGCAGGTGGCCGCCTACGAGGAGGTGTTCTTTCGTGCCAACCCGAGCAGCAGTCGTCGCACCACTTGGCAAACTGCCTACGCGCCCTATCTGCGGCAGTTGCTGGCGTGCGCCGCGGCCCATCCTGACTGGGCCTTACCTGAGCTAATTTATACGGTGCTAGAGCAGTTGCCCTCTCACCGTCGCCAGCGCCAAGTTGCCTGCACGGCGTTTCAAGGACTGTGTCGCTTTCTTAACGTGCAGTTGCCCATTCCCTTAACCCAGTTTTGGGGGCAGTATTCCCCTAGCCATACCCAAAAGCGTCAGCTTCCGAGCGATTGCGACATTGTTGCGGCGTTTAACCAAATTCCCCATCGCGGCTGGCAATACGTCTATGGGTTGATGGCTGCCTACGGACTTCGCAATCACGAGGTCTTTTTTTGCGACTTGGCGGGGTTGGTGAATGGCGATCCTGAGGGCATGATTGAGGTGTTAAGTACCACCAAGACCGGTGCCCACTACGTGTGGCCGTTTCCCCCTCAGTGGATTGACACCTTTGGGTTGCGATCGCCCCAGTGGCCCCGCATCAATACCGATCTGAGCACCACCACGCTCCAGCGCATTGGCCAGCGGGTCAACCAACAGTTTCGTCGCTACGGTATTCCGTTTCGCCCCTACGACTTACGCCATGCGTGGGCGGTGCGCACGATTCACTACGGCCTCCCCGATACGGTAGCGGCGCGGATGATGGGGCACAGCGTGGCCATTCATACCCGTACCTATCACCGCTGGTTAACGCTGCGGGATCAGCGGCAGGCGGTGGCGCAGGTGTTGGCAACCTCTAGGGATACTCTAGAGTTGGAATAG
- a CDS encoding serine/threonine-protein kinase, with protein sequence MAYCLNPDCPRPQNPESGRFCLACGAILALSDRYVAQRLLGRGGFGRTFLGIDRQKPSHPPCVIKQLHPEAGNHSLKAMELFAQEARRLEELGPHPQIPDLYAYCQQEQRQYIVQEFIDGEDLGTRFERQGCFTPLEIVALLKSLLPVLEFIHCGQVIHRDIKPDNILQRRADGLLLLVDFGAAKLVGEGTGTRIGSLGFTAPEQLMGKAVFASDLYSLGATCLYLLTGIAPHALYDPATETFDWRHHGNGSLVPASLGQLLDRLVAPSLKLRAASAAAVLEQLAAIEPTLQPWLQQPHLPPLTGDWGCRWQVKGVTGAVRCLHWVGDWVIAGSDRADVVVLAAKTGAVVWQGRHAPAWVPRIAMAEPTVVKHLATNAAATYLATAGTDPLIHLWDMATGKLLRTLRGHTAAVLGVQFRPDGQGLRSFGADCQLLEWVVSKNSPQRSMDLRAQLPPPHALSWSPDGELGAIATPTTLRFFNAVAACVLAGWELPISGVQTLAWLPNGRELLLELEDGRLQHWQISPPIQLAELDPLSHAFQGVITCNDRGLWRGDRAGRIYYYSANTLQQVWSSHCPDITCIASQSSGIALGTAQGTIALWEPATPKPPPKDPHL encoded by the coding sequence GTGGCCTATTGCCTGAACCCCGACTGTCCCCGCCCGCAAAATCCGGAGAGTGGGCGCTTTTGCCTTGCCTGCGGTGCAATTCTAGCCTTAAGCGATCGCTACGTGGCGCAGCGCCTCTTAGGCCGGGGAGGCTTTGGCCGCACCTTTTTGGGCATCGATCGCCAGAAACCATCCCACCCACCCTGTGTTATCAAGCAGTTGCATCCCGAGGCGGGTAACCACTCCCTAAAAGCCATGGAGCTATTTGCTCAGGAGGCGCGTCGTCTTGAGGAACTGGGACCCCATCCCCAAATCCCCGATCTTTACGCCTATTGCCAACAGGAGCAGCGGCAGTACATTGTGCAAGAATTTATTGACGGCGAGGATCTGGGCACTCGCTTTGAGCGGCAGGGCTGCTTTACCCCCCTTGAAATTGTGGCCTTACTGAAGAGTTTGCTACCGGTGCTCGAGTTTATTCACTGCGGGCAGGTGATTCATCGCGACATCAAACCGGACAATATTTTGCAGCGACGAGCGGATGGGTTACTGCTACTGGTGGACTTTGGTGCGGCCAAGCTGGTGGGGGAAGGGACGGGAACCCGCATCGGCAGTTTGGGGTTTACGGCACCGGAACAGTTAATGGGCAAGGCGGTGTTTGCCAGTGATCTGTATAGTTTAGGCGCAACCTGTTTGTACCTGCTGACGGGGATAGCCCCCCACGCCCTCTACGATCCGGCAACGGAGACCTTTGACTGGCGCCACCACGGGAATGGCTCCCTAGTGCCTGCCTCCCTTGGGCAGTTGTTAGATCGACTGGTCGCTCCCTCCCTCAAACTGCGTGCTGCAAGTGCGGCGGCGGTGCTCGAGCAGTTGGCAGCGATAGAGCCAACCTTGCAGCCATGGTTGCAACAACCACACCTGCCGCCACTCACCGGGGATTGGGGTTGCCGCTGGCAGGTGAAAGGGGTTACCGGTGCTGTACGCTGCCTGCACTGGGTAGGGGACTGGGTGATTGCCGGGAGCGATCGCGCCGATGTGGTGGTGTTGGCGGCGAAAACGGGCGCGGTGGTTTGGCAGGGTCGGCACGCCCCCGCGTGGGTACCGCGCATTGCCATGGCGGAGCCAACGGTGGTGAAACACTTGGCCACGAATGCTGCCGCCACATACCTAGCCACGGCGGGGACTGATCCACTCATCCATCTGTGGGACATGGCAACGGGCAAGCTCCTACGCACCCTACGGGGGCACACAGCAGCCGTTTTAGGCGTGCAGTTTAGGCCCGACGGCCAAGGGCTACGCAGTTTTGGTGCAGATTGCCAACTCCTAGAGTGGGTTGTCAGCAAAAATAGCCCCCAGCGATCGATGGATTTAAGAGCGCAACTGCCGCCCCCCCATGCCCTCAGTTGGTCTCCCGATGGGGAACTCGGGGCGATCGCCACCCCCACCACCCTGCGGTTTTTTAATGCCGTGGCCGCCTGCGTTCTGGCGGGCTGGGAATTACCCATATCGGGTGTGCAAACCCTAGCATGGCTGCCCAATGGGCGAGAACTACTCCTTGAGTTAGAGGATGGCCGCCTGCAACACTGGCAGATTAGCCCACCAATACAACTGGCAGAACTCGACCCCCTCAGCCATGCTTTTCAGGGGGTCATCACCTGCAACGATCGCGGCCTATGGCGGGGCGATCGCGCTGGGCGCATTTACTACTACAGTGCCAATACCCTGCAACAGGTGTGGTCTAGCCACTGTCCTGACATCACCTGTATTGCCAGCCAAAGCAGCGGAATTGCCCTTGGCACCGCCCAGGGAACCATCGCCCTCTGGGAGCCTGCCACCCCCAAGCCGCCGCCAAAAGACCCACACCTGTAG
- the glnA gene encoding type I glutamate--ammonia ligase — translation MATPQEILSLINSKYELIDLKFIDMPGTWQHLTVHKSQLDESSFSDGVAFDGSSIRGWKAINESDMTMVPDPDTAWEDPFMKEPTLSMICTIKDPRTGELYDRCPRSIATRAIEYLKATGIGDAAFFGPEAEFFVFDDVRYDQNQKSGYYYVDSSEGLWNTGREEEGGNLGYKIRGKEGYFPVAPTDTLQDMRTEMLLTMAKCGVPIEKHHHEVATGGQCELGFRFGTLIQAADWLMTYKYCVKNVARKHGKVATFMPKPVFNDNGSGMHTHQSIWKDGQPLFWGDGYANLSQIALWYIGGILKHAPALLAFTNPTTNSYKRLVPGFEAPVNLAYSQGNRSASVRIPLTGTNPKAKRLEFRCPDATSNPYLAFAAMLCAGIDGIKNQIDPGSPLDVDIYDLSPEELAKIPSTPGSLMAALENLQKDHTFLTAGGVFSEDFILNWIQYKLDTEVIPMSLRPHPYEFALYFDA, via the coding sequence ATGGCAACGCCCCAAGAAATTCTTAGTTTGATCAACAGCAAGTACGAGTTAATCGACTTGAAATTTATTGATATGCCCGGAACGTGGCAACACTTAACCGTTCACAAGAGCCAGCTAGACGAAAGCTCCTTTAGTGATGGTGTTGCCTTTGACGGTTCCAGCATTCGCGGTTGGAAAGCCATCAACGAATCCGACATGACGATGGTGCCCGATCCCGATACCGCGTGGGAAGACCCCTTCATGAAAGAACCCACCCTCAGTATGATCTGCACCATCAAAGATCCGCGTACGGGTGAGCTTTATGATCGTTGCCCCCGCTCCATTGCCACCCGTGCCATTGAATACCTCAAAGCCACCGGAATTGGCGATGCCGCATTTTTCGGGCCTGAGGCGGAATTTTTTGTTTTTGATGACGTTCGTTACGACCAAAACCAAAAATCCGGCTATTACTACGTGGATAGCTCTGAAGGGTTGTGGAACACCGGTCGTGAAGAAGAAGGTGGCAACCTCGGCTACAAAATCCGCGGCAAGGAAGGCTACTTCCCGGTTGCGCCCACCGATACGCTCCAAGATATGCGTACAGAAATGCTCTTGACCATGGCCAAGTGTGGGGTTCCCATTGAAAAACACCACCACGAAGTGGCAACAGGCGGCCAGTGTGAATTAGGCTTCCGGTTCGGTACCCTCATTCAGGCCGCCGACTGGCTGATGACCTATAAGTACTGCGTCAAAAACGTGGCGCGCAAGCACGGCAAAGTGGCAACCTTTATGCCCAAACCCGTCTTCAATGACAATGGGTCTGGGATGCACACCCACCAGTCCATTTGGAAAGATGGTCAACCCCTGTTCTGGGGTGACGGCTACGCCAACCTCAGCCAGATTGCCCTCTGGTACATTGGCGGTATTCTCAAGCACGCGCCTGCCCTGTTGGCCTTTACCAACCCCACCACCAACTCCTACAAGCGCTTGGTGCCCGGTTTTGAAGCTCCGGTAAACTTGGCCTACTCCCAAGGCAACCGCTCTGCTTCGGTGCGGATTCCGCTGACGGGTACCAACCCGAAAGCCAAACGGCTGGAGTTCCGCTGTCCAGATGCCACCAGTAATCCCTACTTGGCCTTTGCGGCCATGCTCTGCGCGGGTATTGACGGTATTAAGAACCAAATTGATCCCGGTAGCCCGCTGGATGTGGACATTTACGACCTCAGCCCCGAAGAGCTTGCCAAAATCCCCTCTACCCCCGGCTCTTTAATGGCGGCGCTGGAAAACCTGCAAAAGGATCACACCTTCTTAACCGCTGGCGGGGTCTTTAGCGAAGACTTTATCCTTAACTGGATTCAGTACAAGCTTGACACAGAAGTGATCCCCATGTCTCTGCGGCCTCACCCCTACGAGTTTGCCCTTTACTTTGATGCCTAA